A DNA window from Thiopseudomonas alkaliphila contains the following coding sequences:
- a CDS encoding PP2C family protein-serine/threonine phosphatase, with translation MQSPQQPIQACASLAHTELSESATLHRVLADQRLGQQLQASLLPAAELSWQAYHFHSLVRPALYLSGDTLDYLALDQDRHFFYLADVAGHGTASALGSVLLQGLMRQAIANGQNHLTPASILQAINQQWLTIGIEKHATLILGCIDQRSQQLTWSMAGHLPAPVFMQQGQARFLSGKGQPIGLFANAQYSDNSLDLSQPFSLHLFSDGVFELLNAQRLQAKEQQLLELVEQTSGQWSELLSQLRLDRSEVIDDDVALLTISRML, from the coding sequence ATGCAAAGTCCCCAGCAGCCAATTCAGGCATGCGCCTCCTTAGCTCATACCGAGCTATCTGAATCAGCGACGCTACACCGTGTACTGGCTGACCAGCGCCTAGGTCAGCAACTGCAAGCCAGCTTATTACCTGCTGCCGAACTTAGCTGGCAGGCGTACCACTTCCACTCATTGGTCCGCCCCGCCTTATATTTATCAGGCGATACTTTAGATTACTTAGCCTTGGATCAAGATCGGCACTTTTTCTATTTAGCCGATGTAGCGGGACACGGTACAGCATCTGCCCTTGGCAGTGTGCTGTTACAAGGACTCATGCGCCAAGCGATTGCTAACGGCCAAAATCATTTAACGCCAGCCAGTATCCTACAAGCGATCAATCAGCAGTGGCTTACCATTGGTATTGAAAAACATGCCACGTTAATTTTAGGTTGCATTGATCAGCGTAGCCAACAACTCACCTGGAGCATGGCCGGTCATCTACCCGCTCCAGTGTTTATGCAACAAGGTCAGGCTCGTTTTTTAAGTGGCAAAGGGCAGCCAATTGGTTTATTTGCCAATGCTCAATACAGCGACAATAGCCTAGACTTAAGTCAGCCCTTTAGTCTGCATCTATTTTCCGATGGCGTCTTTGAGCTGCTCAATGCCCAACGTTTACAAGCCAAAGAGCAACAACTGCTAGAACTAGTTGAACAGACCTCTGGCCAATGGAGTGAGCTGCTGAGCCAGCTAAGACTAGACCGCTCGGAAGTAATTGACGATGATGTGGCTCTATTGACCATTAGCCGGATGCTTTAA